A part of Spiribacter vilamensis genomic DNA contains:
- the mutS gene encoding DNA mismatch repair protein MutS — protein sequence MASSESSRHTPMMQQFLRIKAEHPDILLFYRMGDFYELFYEDARRASALLDITLTQRGESAGAPIPMAGVPIHSYEGYLARLLARGESVAICEQIGDPATAKGPVERQVVRVVTPGTVTDEALLEDRRSNLLTALARDGDDWGVASLELAAGRYTVSEGRGAAELSAELERLSPTELLVAETAEPPAGWDGCASLTRRPPWHFEREASERALVRHFGTRDLSGFGVVSMPRAIGAAGAILQYVADTQRSALPHIRELRVEQTDAAITIDAASRRNLELETNLAGGSDHTLAAVLDTTVTAMGGRTLRRWINRPLRDQAVLRDRQAAIAALIEHDPAPLREQLRRCADVERISARVGMGSARPRDLTGLRDTLEVLPDLAADLQGFEEPRLQALGRDAAPLPVPADALQRALVAQPPVVIRDGGVIADGYDDTLDELRDLSRNADDYLADLEVREREATGLSSLKVGFNRVHGYYIEIGRSQSGEAPTRYTRRQTLKSTERYITPELKAFEDKVLSARERALAREKALYDELVRWLGEHLGGLLDLAAALAELDTLSTLAERADSLGYSQPTLVQTPGITISEGRHPVVERSTESPFIPNDIALDDRRRMLMITGPNMGGKSTYMRQIALITLMAHIGSFVPAATATFGPVDRIFTRIGASDDLAGGRSTFMVEMTETANILRNATRESLVLLDEIGRGTSTFDGLALAWATAEALCERIRAFTLFATHYFEMTTLPDQYPSAANVHLEAVEHAERIVFLHSVRDGPASQSYGLQVAALAGVPDTVIRTARDKLARLEASEPTAPQLSLFAEPARNPAPAPADPQASAVRERLEAIDPDALTPRQAQELLYALCDEISGSDDQGAQPQRT from the coding sequence ATGGCTTCCAGCGAATCATCCAGACATACGCCGATGATGCAGCAGTTCCTCCGCATCAAGGCGGAGCACCCCGATATCCTGCTGTTCTATCGAATGGGCGACTTCTACGAGCTCTTCTACGAGGACGCCCGGCGGGCGTCGGCGTTACTCGACATCACCCTGACTCAGCGCGGCGAGTCGGCCGGGGCACCGATCCCCATGGCCGGTGTACCGATCCACAGCTACGAGGGCTACCTGGCGCGGCTCCTGGCGCGGGGCGAATCCGTGGCGATCTGCGAGCAGATAGGCGATCCGGCCACCGCAAAGGGTCCCGTGGAGCGCCAGGTAGTCCGGGTCGTTACACCGGGGACGGTCACCGACGAGGCGTTGCTGGAGGATCGGCGCAGCAACCTGCTCACCGCCCTCGCCCGCGACGGCGATGACTGGGGAGTCGCCAGCCTGGAACTGGCCGCCGGCCGGTACACGGTCAGCGAAGGGCGGGGAGCGGCCGAGCTGAGCGCCGAGCTCGAGCGCCTCTCACCTACCGAGCTACTGGTCGCGGAAACGGCGGAGCCACCGGCCGGCTGGGACGGCTGTGCGAGCCTGACCCGTCGGCCACCCTGGCATTTCGAGCGCGAGGCCAGCGAGCGTGCCCTCGTCCGCCACTTCGGTACTCGCGATCTGAGCGGTTTCGGTGTCGTCTCGATGCCCCGGGCAATCGGCGCCGCCGGCGCTATCCTGCAGTACGTCGCCGATACACAGCGCTCGGCACTGCCGCATATCCGCGAACTGCGCGTCGAGCAGACCGACGCCGCGATCACCATTGATGCCGCCAGCCGTCGCAATCTCGAGCTCGAGACCAACCTCGCCGGCGGGAGCGATCACACCCTCGCTGCGGTGCTCGATACCACCGTTACCGCCATGGGTGGCCGCACCCTGCGGCGCTGGATCAATCGCCCGCTGCGCGATCAGGCCGTGCTTCGGGATCGCCAGGCGGCGATTGCCGCGCTCATCGAGCACGATCCCGCCCCGCTGCGCGAACAGCTGCGACGCTGCGCCGACGTCGAGCGGATCAGCGCCCGCGTCGGGATGGGGTCCGCCCGCCCGCGCGATCTGACCGGACTGCGCGACACGCTCGAGGTGCTGCCGGATCTCGCCGCTGACCTGCAGGGATTCGAAGAGCCGCGCCTGCAGGCACTCGGCCGCGATGCCGCGCCGCTGCCGGTCCCGGCCGATGCGCTGCAACGGGCCCTCGTCGCGCAACCCCCGGTGGTGATCCGCGATGGCGGCGTGATCGCCGATGGATACGACGACACCCTCGATGAGCTCCGCGATCTGTCGCGCAATGCCGACGACTATCTCGCGGATCTGGAAGTCCGCGAGCGGGAGGCCACGGGGCTCAGCTCGCTCAAGGTGGGTTTTAACCGGGTCCACGGCTACTACATCGAGATCGGCCGCAGCCAGAGCGGCGAGGCACCCACCCGCTACACACGACGACAGACCCTGAAGAGTACCGAGCGCTACATCACCCCGGAGCTCAAGGCGTTCGAGGACAAAGTGCTGTCTGCCCGCGAACGCGCACTGGCCCGGGAGAAGGCCCTCTACGATGAACTGGTGCGCTGGCTCGGCGAGCATCTCGGCGGATTGCTTGATCTTGCCGCAGCGCTCGCTGAACTGGATACCCTGAGCACCCTTGCAGAGCGGGCCGACAGTCTCGGCTACAGCCAACCGACCCTGGTACAGACGCCGGGGATCACGATCAGCGAGGGTCGGCATCCGGTCGTCGAGCGCAGCACCGAGAGCCCGTTCATCCCCAACGACATCGCGCTCGATGATCGACGACGGATGCTGATGATCACGGGCCCCAACATGGGTGGCAAATCCACGTACATGCGCCAGATCGCCCTGATCACGCTGATGGCCCATATCGGCAGCTTCGTGCCTGCGGCAACGGCGACATTCGGCCCGGTCGATCGCATCTTCACCCGCATCGGCGCCTCCGACGACCTCGCCGGCGGGCGCTCGACATTCATGGTGGAGATGACCGAGACGGCGAACATCCTCCGCAACGCCACCCGCGAGAGCCTGGTCCTGCTCGACGAGATCGGCCGGGGGACGAGCACCTTCGATGGCCTGGCCCTTGCCTGGGCAACCGCCGAGGCGCTTTGCGAGCGGATCCGTGCCTTTACTCTGTTCGCCACGCACTATTTCGAGATGACGACACTACCCGACCAGTATCCGAGTGCCGCAAACGTCCACCTCGAGGCCGTCGAGCACGCCGAGCGGATCGTTTTCCTGCACAGCGTCCGCGACGGACCGGCCAGTCAAAGCTACGGGCTGCAGGTCGCCGCTCTCGCCGGCGTGCCCGACACGGTCATTCGCACCGCCCGTGACAAGCTCGCCCGGCTCGAGGCCAGTGAACCGACCGCTCCGCAGCTCTCGTTGTTCGCCGAGCCTGCGAGGAACCCGGCACCCGCCCCGGCGGATCCGCAGGCCAGCGCCGTCAGGGAACGCCTGGAAGCGATCGACCCCGATGCGCTGACACCTCGCCAGGCACAGGAGCTTTTATATGCGCTTTGCGACGAGATAAGCGGAAGCGATGATCAGGGCGCCCAACCCCAGCGCACGTAG
- a CDS encoding AAA family ATPase, whose amino-acid sequence MQLSRIDIELLPGIDPIQVTDLRPGTNFITGPNAIGKSSLIRALHYLLADARPGDPSALSISARFNDGQHHWQAQRNGQHRRWLRDDEPGDPPSLPTPDTLHCYWLRAETLISPDGDSDPALERRLREALAGGIDLDRVREDAGLIPAAFPRNERSEWQAAIRHREDTERHYRDLEEQRARRPNLARQQADARAARDSLERLNQCYRLKEAMDQRRALEARQAEFPAVLRALEGNEAEQIDALDQRIDTLRQELRDLARTRVGQDTTLAATGLAERQPDRGLISDCRQRLEALRSAEQTRAHAAEAQAVAATERDHAAAALNVDTATAPALDPATVDSVGEALREYRAAREMEARTRTPARSTDRITLACLALATASGLGAGIADGLTGQLLTATGALVAGLAAAAAAVRLRLSQRTTSAGFEVVTAEARDQLDTTLGRAGLAHLDYVELGLARFLDLVSALDRARLEHDREAARVAERDRQIATTQARLRERLAAWIDVGETADTPALQTALESLDERLDRARDCLRAIDESRREEDRLQADLDDCRNRKASIYAKAALSSDDRSGLNERLADQHRYMDNERALEQARVVEKQLEAPLANHPDLVEWCTRAEPGTIATAIEEKQETAERLEPLTRELADLDAELERAGSDDTLAGAMASEQALARSLSDRYDGYLQASLGDWLLTDIEADYRKRHEPGLLRDARERFEQFTHHQWSFEVDAAHRPVARDLSRDVRRPLTALSSGTRMQLLLAARIAWARDQEGHGSPLPLVLDEALTNTDADRFAAIARNLETLTQDEGRQILYLTARHEDLDLWQQSVGEAPHCIDLGVLRGVTDRAPRLSAASPSRQPPAPGDCDAVEYGELLQVPAIDPLEEAGMIHLFHLLRDDLEGLYTLMSQWRLSRLGPFAAWLETPAGGVGRQPLASGDSLGERLLIARAWHELAREGRDHPVDRAVIETAGSFSAKMGERVAEQADRLAGDPAALLDTLRGGTVRRLQQDHINAFESWLQENDYLDPRPRLDADTLTRRLLDQLGHRADPVLIQRISQWLAAGTDDL is encoded by the coding sequence ATGCAGCTATCCCGCATCGACATCGAGCTGCTTCCCGGTATCGACCCGATACAAGTCACCGACCTGCGCCCCGGCACGAATTTCATCACTGGTCCCAATGCAATCGGCAAGAGCAGCCTCATCCGGGCCCTGCATTATCTGCTTGCCGACGCGCGTCCCGGCGATCCGTCCGCGCTCTCGATCAGCGCCCGGTTCAACGACGGGCAGCATCACTGGCAGGCACAGCGTAACGGCCAGCACCGCCGCTGGCTTCGGGACGACGAGCCCGGCGACCCGCCGTCACTGCCCACCCCCGACACGCTGCACTGTTACTGGCTGCGGGCGGAGACACTGATCTCGCCGGACGGAGACAGCGATCCGGCGCTCGAGCGACGCTTGCGCGAGGCCCTGGCCGGCGGCATTGACCTCGATCGCGTGCGCGAAGACGCCGGCCTGATCCCGGCGGCATTCCCGCGCAATGAGCGCAGCGAGTGGCAGGCCGCAATCCGCCACCGGGAGGATACCGAACGCCATTACCGTGATCTGGAGGAACAGCGCGCACGCCGGCCGAATCTTGCCCGGCAACAGGCAGACGCCCGAGCGGCGCGGGACAGCCTCGAGCGCCTTAACCAGTGTTACCGGCTCAAGGAGGCCATGGATCAACGCCGGGCGCTGGAGGCCCGCCAGGCAGAGTTTCCGGCGGTTCTGCGGGCGCTGGAGGGCAATGAGGCCGAGCAGATCGATGCCCTCGATCAGCGCATCGATACCCTCCGGCAGGAGCTTCGCGACCTGGCACGCACGCGGGTGGGACAAGACACCACGCTGGCCGCCACCGGTCTCGCCGAGCGCCAGCCGGATCGCGGGCTGATCAGTGACTGCCGGCAGCGGCTCGAAGCGTTGCGCAGCGCCGAACAGACCCGTGCCCACGCCGCCGAGGCGCAGGCCGTGGCCGCGACTGAACGCGACCATGCCGCCGCGGCACTGAATGTGGACACAGCCACGGCACCCGCCCTCGATCCCGCTACGGTGGATTCGGTCGGCGAGGCCCTGCGCGAATACCGCGCTGCCCGGGAGATGGAGGCGCGGACACGCACGCCGGCGCGATCAACGGATCGCATCACCCTGGCTTGCCTGGCGCTCGCCACTGCCAGCGGACTGGGCGCTGGCATCGCGGACGGCCTGACCGGCCAACTGCTGACGGCCACTGGCGCACTGGTCGCGGGTCTCGCCGCGGCGGCGGCCGCCGTCCGGCTACGGTTGAGTCAACGCACCACCAGCGCTGGCTTCGAGGTGGTGACTGCCGAGGCGCGCGACCAGCTCGATACAACGCTTGGCCGGGCCGGGCTGGCGCACCTGGACTATGTCGAGCTGGGGCTTGCACGCTTCCTTGATCTGGTAAGCGCGCTCGATCGGGCACGGCTCGAGCATGACCGCGAGGCGGCAAGAGTCGCGGAGCGGGATCGTCAGATCGCAACCACGCAGGCCCGGCTTCGTGAGCGGCTGGCCGCGTGGATTGATGTCGGGGAGACCGCCGATACACCTGCCTTGCAGACCGCCCTGGAATCGCTGGACGAGCGGCTGGATCGCGCCCGGGACTGCCTGCGAGCGATCGACGAGTCCCGCCGCGAAGAGGATCGCCTGCAGGCCGACCTCGACGACTGCCGGAACCGCAAGGCGTCGATCTACGCGAAAGCGGCGCTTTCCAGTGACGATCGCTCGGGCCTTAATGAACGACTCGCGGATCAGCATCGCTACATGGACAACGAGCGGGCACTCGAGCAGGCGCGGGTAGTGGAGAAGCAGCTGGAGGCCCCGCTGGCAAACCACCCCGATCTGGTTGAATGGTGCACCCGCGCGGAGCCCGGCACCATCGCCACGGCCATCGAGGAAAAGCAGGAAACAGCCGAGCGACTCGAGCCGCTGACCCGCGAGCTTGCCGATCTCGACGCGGAACTCGAGCGTGCCGGCAGCGATGACACGCTGGCCGGGGCCATGGCCAGCGAGCAAGCCCTGGCCCGATCCCTGAGCGATCGGTACGACGGCTACCTGCAGGCGAGCCTGGGGGATTGGCTGTTGACGGATATCGAGGCGGATTACCGCAAGCGTCATGAACCGGGCCTCCTCCGCGACGCCCGTGAGCGGTTCGAGCAGTTCACCCATCATCAGTGGTCGTTCGAGGTCGATGCCGCGCACCGACCGGTGGCGCGGGACCTCAGCCGGGATGTGCGCCGGCCACTGACGGCCCTCTCATCCGGCACACGGATGCAGCTGCTCCTCGCCGCCCGCATCGCGTGGGCCCGGGATCAGGAGGGTCATGGGTCCCCCCTGCCGCTGGTGCTCGACGAAGCACTCACCAACACCGATGCCGACCGGTTCGCGGCGATTGCCCGGAATCTCGAGACGCTTACCCAGGACGAGGGGCGACAGATTCTCTACCTGACTGCGCGGCACGAGGATCTGGACCTCTGGCAACAGAGCGTCGGGGAGGCGCCGCATTGTATCGACCTGGGCGTGCTGCGTGGCGTGACCGACCGGGCGCCCAGACTGTCCGCAGCATCGCCCTCCCGCCAGCCACCGGCGCCGGGTGACTGCGACGCGGTGGAGTACGGCGAACTGCTGCAGGTACCTGCGATTGATCCGCTCGAGGAAGCCGGCATGATTCACCTGTTTCACCTGCTACGCGACGACCTCGAGGGCCTCTATACACTCATGAGCCAGTGGCGGCTTTCGCGCCTCGGACCGTTCGCGGCATGGCTGGAGACACCGGCTGGCGGGGTGGGCCGCCAGCCACTGGCATCGGGCGACAGCCTCGGCGAGCGTCTGCTGATTGCGCGCGCCTGGCACGAGCTCGCGCGCGAGGGGCGCGATCATCCCGTGGATCGGGCAGTGATCGAGACTGCCGGGAGTTTCTCGGCGAAAATGGGCGAGCGAGTCGCGGAACAGGCGGACAGGCTCGCTGGCGATCCGGCGGCGCTGCTCGATACCCTGAGGGGAGGTACCGTACGCCGCCTCCAGCAGGATCACATCAACGCATTCGAATCATGGCTGCAGGAAAACGACTATCTCGATCCGCGGCCCCGCCTTGATGCCGATACCCTGACCCGCCGCCTGCTCGATCAACTCGGTCACAGGGCGGATCCCGTCCTGATCCAGCGAATCAGCCAGTGGCTGGCTGCCGGCACGGACGACCTGTAG
- a CDS encoding metallophosphoesterase family protein — protein MTLKLLAVGDLHLGHRPTRLPDDLAQRSDDFSPATAWRRTVDLAIREHVAAVLLAGDVAESSHDYFEALPRLQAGIADLASAGIQTFAVSGNHDVNVLPQLLERVPGARLLGRDGQWESVRLSDPSGESSDSATLWGWSFPTDRVNTSPLAQLPADRGTGPLLGLLHCDRDQAGSPYAPVTSDELRGARFDAWLLGHIHQPDPLTPTRPTGYLGTVVGLDAGEAGPRGPWLIEISSGRIQRFDQRTIAPMRWERMDIDLSDATTSEEVTQRLSDALAALATRLGDDREQPDLVALRLRLIGECDLTEADIRAAMPETDRSLGLPGGSSIQWYIESWRIDTRPVTPLTRLAERDDQPGLLARRLLILQRDADDADRRALLEAATQHLQSAATRSRWEQLPGRPPETDIVAEWLRESGQNALRAMLAQERD, from the coding sequence ATGACCCTCAAACTTCTCGCCGTAGGCGACCTGCACCTCGGCCACCGGCCCACCCGATTACCCGACGACCTGGCGCAACGCAGCGATGACTTCTCACCGGCCACGGCCTGGCGACGCACGGTCGATCTGGCAATCCGGGAGCACGTCGCAGCCGTTCTGCTTGCCGGTGATGTCGCCGAATCCAGCCATGACTATTTCGAGGCGTTGCCGCGTCTGCAGGCCGGGATCGCCGATCTCGCAAGTGCCGGTATCCAGACCTTTGCCGTTAGCGGCAATCACGATGTCAACGTCCTGCCACAGCTACTCGAGCGTGTCCCCGGGGCCCGGCTCCTGGGTCGCGACGGACAGTGGGAGTCTGTACGGCTATCCGACCCGTCCGGCGAGAGCAGTGACAGCGCAACGCTTTGGGGGTGGTCCTTTCCCACCGATCGGGTGAACACCAGCCCCCTCGCGCAGCTGCCAGCAGACCGCGGGACGGGGCCGCTGCTCGGGCTCCTTCACTGCGATCGGGATCAGGCCGGAAGCCCCTATGCCCCGGTCACCAGCGACGAGCTCCGCGGTGCCCGGTTCGACGCCTGGCTCCTCGGGCATATCCATCAGCCCGACCCGCTCACTCCGACCCGGCCGACCGGCTACCTGGGCACGGTGGTCGGCCTGGATGCCGGCGAGGCCGGTCCTCGCGGTCCCTGGCTCATCGAGATCAGCAGTGGTCGTATCCAGCGCTTCGATCAGCGCACCATCGCTCCCATGCGCTGGGAGCGCATGGATATCGATCTCAGTGACGCCACGACGAGCGAGGAGGTCACCCAGCGGCTCAGCGATGCACTGGCGGCGCTTGCAACACGGCTTGGCGACGATCGGGAACAGCCGGACCTCGTGGCCCTGCGGCTACGCCTGATCGGCGAATGCGATCTGACCGAAGCGGACATTCGTGCGGCAATGCCCGAAACCGACCGTAGCCTGGGCCTGCCGGGTGGGTCCTCCATCCAGTGGTATATCGAATCGTGGCGCATTGACACGCGGCCGGTGACGCCGCTGACGCGCCTAGCCGAGCGGGACGATCAGCCCGGGCTACTCGCGAGACGGTTGCTGATCCTGCAGCGCGACGCCGACGACGCGGATCGCCGCGCCCTGCTCGAAGCGGCGACACAACACCTGCAGTCCGCAGCCACCCGATCGCGCTGGGAGCAGCTGCCCGGCCGCCCGCCGGAGACCGACATCGTCGCCGAATGGCTGCGTGAAAGCGGGCAGAATGCGCTGCGCGCCATGCTTGCCCAGGAGCGGGACTGA
- a CDS encoding LysR substrate-binding domain-containing protein, giving the protein MSTPTSPNSPQGLPLLDMEILRTFLAISETGSFSRAAQQIYRTPSAVSMQIKRLEEMLGRALFVREPRQVHLTPEGETMLGFARQLLEINDEAVGQFLSPQVGGTVRLGAPDDLGTRVLPGILSLFSRSYPAVQVNVRVGRSPDLMRRLDIGELDLALLIAEAGNRPHRLAEPVYREPLVWAGREGGVALQRTPLPIAVADRGCPWRRMALESLSRSGHRYRIAYTCEHTAAQEAATGQDIAITPLPRGLVRPPLRVIEEDEAGLSPLGDYEVLMLRMPARGAAVEALAQHIMDHFAGTPNGAAASATG; this is encoded by the coding sequence ATGTCGACACCGACGTCACCGAATTCACCCCAGGGCCTGCCACTGCTGGATATGGAAATCCTGCGGACTTTTCTCGCCATCTCCGAGACCGGAAGCTTCTCGCGCGCCGCACAGCAGATCTATCGGACGCCGTCGGCGGTAAGCATGCAGATCAAGCGTCTCGAGGAGATGCTGGGGCGGGCCCTGTTCGTGCGCGAGCCGCGCCAGGTCCATCTCACGCCCGAAGGAGAGACGATGCTGGGTTTCGCCCGGCAGCTACTGGAGATCAACGACGAGGCGGTGGGGCAGTTTCTCTCGCCGCAGGTCGGGGGCACTGTCCGGCTGGGGGCGCCGGACGATCTGGGGACACGCGTTCTGCCCGGCATTCTGTCGCTGTTCAGTCGCAGCTATCCGGCCGTCCAGGTCAATGTGCGCGTGGGTCGAAGCCCGGATTTGATGCGGCGTCTCGATATCGGTGAGCTGGATCTGGCCCTGCTGATTGCCGAGGCCGGCAATCGCCCCCACCGGCTTGCCGAACCGGTCTATCGCGAACCGCTGGTCTGGGCGGGTCGCGAGGGCGGTGTCGCCCTGCAGCGAACACCTCTGCCCATCGCCGTCGCCGATCGTGGCTGCCCGTGGCGACGCATGGCGCTGGAATCGCTGAGTCGCAGCGGCCATCGTTACCGTATTGCCTACACCTGCGAGCACACCGCGGCGCAGGAGGCCGCTACCGGGCAGGATATCGCGATCACGCCGCTGCCCCGCGGACTCGTGCGGCCCCCGCTACGGGTGATCGAGGAAGATGAAGCCGGCCTGTCACCGCTGGGGGATTACGAGGTGCTCATGCTGCGTATGCCCGCCCGGGGGGCGGCCGTTGAGGCGCTCGCCCAGCACATCATGGATCACTTCGCGGGTACTCCCAACGGTGCGGCTGCCTCGGCGACGGGGTGA
- a CDS encoding NADP(H)-dependent aldo-keto reductase — protein sequence MEYRKLGHTDIEVSALCLGTMTYGKQNTQQDASSQLDYAVERGINFIDTAEMYPVPPETETQGDTETMIGHWLANRRRRDDLVIATKISGPGLSTVRGGKGDYSPENIRLAVDESLQRLQTDFIDLFQLHWPARNSNFFGKLGYTPRGDESDPAEDMLAVLTTLGELVQAGKIRHVGLSNESAWGTMKFLELAERHGLPRMVSVQNPYNLLNRSYEVGLAEVSHRENVGLLPYSPLAFGVLSGKYLNGRQPENARLTLFERFSRYTKAPGVRATEAYVQLAQEHNLDPARMALAWVTSRPFVTSNIIGATTMEQLENDIDSADLRLDDDVLDAIEAIHAEAPNPCP from the coding sequence GTGGAATACCGCAAACTCGGCCATACCGACATCGAGGTCAGCGCGCTGTGTCTTGGCACCATGACCTATGGCAAGCAGAACACGCAGCAGGACGCCTCGTCGCAACTCGACTATGCGGTAGAGCGCGGCATCAACTTCATTGATACCGCGGAGATGTACCCCGTTCCGCCAGAAACGGAAACCCAGGGTGATACCGAGACCATGATCGGTCACTGGCTTGCCAACCGCCGCCGTCGCGACGATCTGGTCATCGCCACCAAGATCTCCGGCCCCGGCCTGAGCACCGTGCGCGGTGGCAAGGGCGACTACAGCCCCGAGAACATCCGGCTTGCGGTGGATGAGTCGCTGCAACGGCTGCAGACCGACTTTATCGATCTCTTCCAGTTGCACTGGCCCGCCCGAAACAGCAACTTCTTCGGCAAACTCGGCTACACGCCGCGTGGCGACGAGAGCGATCCGGCCGAGGACATGCTCGCTGTGCTGACAACTCTCGGGGAACTGGTGCAGGCGGGCAAGATTCGCCACGTCGGGCTCTCCAATGAATCCGCCTGGGGCACCATGAAATTCCTCGAGCTCGCGGAACGGCACGGGCTGCCGCGCATGGTGAGCGTGCAGAACCCCTACAACCTGTTGAACCGCAGCTACGAGGTCGGACTTGCGGAGGTATCGCACCGGGAAAATGTGGGGCTTCTGCCCTATTCACCCCTCGCCTTCGGCGTGCTGAGCGGTAAGTATCTGAACGGCCGCCAGCCGGAGAACGCCCGGCTTACACTGTTCGAGCGTTTCTCGCGCTACACGAAGGCCCCGGGCGTTCGCGCCACCGAGGCCTACGTCCAGCTCGCACAGGAGCATAATCTTGATCCGGCCCGAATGGCGCTGGCATGGGTGACCTCACGGCCATTCGTAACCAGCAACATCATTGGCGCGACCACGATGGAGCAGCTCGAGAACGACATCGACAGCGCCGACCTCAGGCTCGACGATGATGTGCTCGACGCCATCGAGGCGATTCATGCAGAGGCGCCCAATCCCTGCCCATGA
- the osmF gene encoding ABC transporter substrate-binding protein, which yields MATIHPFRFVTSMALALGVGAAQAQSPVVVSSKIDTEGSVLGQLIIQTLEANNVPTENRLQLGTTSIVRGAIKAGEIDLYPEYTGNGAFFFDRADQPGWNDAETAYETVRELDGERNDLVWLQPAPANNTWAMSVRRDLAEAEGLESLDDLADYLNDGGEFRFAASAEFVDSESALPAFQSAYGFELTADELLVLSGGDTAATLRAAARSDNDVTGAMTYGTDGGVSALGLVVLEDNRGVQPVYQPSPVVRAPVLEAHPSIADHLEPLFAELDLETLQILNARVAVEGQSAHAVASGFLEQLKR from the coding sequence ATGGCCACTATCCACCCGTTCCGTTTCGTCACCTCGATGGCGCTCGCCCTCGGCGTCGGTGCGGCCCAGGCCCAGTCACCGGTCGTGGTGTCGTCGAAGATCGATACCGAGGGATCGGTGCTCGGCCAGCTGATCATCCAGACGCTCGAGGCCAATAACGTGCCCACCGAGAATCGCCTCCAGCTCGGCACAACGAGCATCGTCCGCGGGGCGATCAAGGCCGGCGAGATCGATCTGTATCCGGAATACACGGGCAATGGCGCCTTTTTCTTCGATCGCGCCGATCAGCCCGGCTGGAACGATGCCGAAACGGCCTACGAGACAGTCCGCGAGCTCGATGGCGAGCGCAATGACCTGGTCTGGTTACAGCCCGCTCCGGCGAACAATACCTGGGCGATGAGCGTGCGTCGCGACCTTGCCGAGGCCGAAGGGCTCGAGTCGCTGGATGACCTGGCCGACTATCTCAACGATGGTGGCGAATTCCGTTTCGCCGCCAGTGCCGAATTCGTGGATTCGGAATCGGCATTGCCGGCCTTCCAGTCCGCCTATGGCTTCGAGCTGACGGCCGACGAACTGCTCGTCCTCTCCGGCGGGGACACGGCGGCCACCCTGCGCGCGGCGGCACGTTCGGACAATGACGTCACCGGCGCCATGACTTACGGGACCGATGGCGGCGTAAGCGCGCTGGGACTGGTGGTCCTGGAAGATAACCGTGGTGTCCAGCCGGTCTATCAGCCATCACCGGTGGTCCGGGCGCCTGTGCTCGAGGCGCATCCGTCGATTGCCGATCATCTCGAGCCACTGTTTGCCGAACTTGATCTCGAGACGCTACAGATCCTCAATGCCCGCGTCGCGGTCGAGGGGCAGTCGGCCCACGCGGTTGCGTCGGGCTTTCTCGAGCAGTTGAAACGTTAA
- a CDS encoding glycine betaine ABC transporter substrate-binding protein, protein MRTDRQWHGHGRGIAAFAALFLAFLVAIAPANAREPDIRIGWTAWSDAEVISKMTYFMLTRLGLDAELTLADVSAQYKAIANDDLDVMLMSWQPQTHARYLEAYGARLEDLGTLYNGADVGLAVPDYVDPSIRTIGDLAANADRFDNRIEGIGATAGVMGLTEEAMEAYGLDGFELREGSGPRMAQRLGRAIEQNQPMVVTAWRPHWKWAEYDLRYLEDPRGIYDSVESVHAMARTGFSADHPRVAGLIERIDFDLDELQALMADAQRNGHRQAIRDWLNTHSERVRGWIEGE, encoded by the coding sequence ATGAGAACTGATCGTCAGTGGCACGGCCACGGGCGGGGCATTGCCGCCTTTGCCGCCCTCTTTCTGGCCTTTCTGGTCGCCATTGCCCCGGCAAACGCCCGTGAACCGGATATTCGTATCGGCTGGACCGCCTGGAGCGATGCGGAAGTAATCAGCAAGATGACTTACTTCATGCTCACACGCCTGGGGCTCGATGCCGAACTGACGCTGGCCGACGTGTCGGCGCAGTACAAGGCCATCGCCAATGACGATCTGGACGTGATGCTGATGTCGTGGCAGCCGCAGACCCACGCCCGATATCTGGAGGCCTACGGGGCGCGGCTGGAAGACCTCGGCACCCTCTACAACGGAGCCGATGTGGGTCTGGCAGTCCCGGACTACGTTGACCCGTCCATCCGGACCATCGGTGACCTGGCGGCGAATGCGGATCGATTCGACAATCGCATCGAGGGCATTGGTGCAACGGCCGGGGTGATGGGACTCACCGAGGAGGCGATGGAGGCCTACGGGCTGGACGGCTTCGAGCTGCGCGAGGGCAGTGGTCCGCGCATGGCGCAGCGGCTCGGCAGGGCGATCGAACAGAATCAACCCATGGTGGTGACGGCCTGGCGGCCGCACTGGAAATGGGCCGAGTACGATCTCCGCTACCTCGAAGACCCCAGGGGGATCTATGACAGCGTCGAGTCGGTTCATGCGATGGCTCGCACCGGTTTCAGCGCCGATCATCCCCGGGTTGCCGGGCTGATCGAGCGTATCGACTTCGATCTCGATGAGCTCCAGGCGCTGATGGCCGATGCCCAGCGCAACGGACACCGACAGGCGATTCGTGACTGGCTCAATACCCATTCCGAGCGGGTCCGCGGCTGGATTGAAGGCGAGTGA